In Bifidobacterium actinocoloniiforme DSM 22766, a genomic segment contains:
- the trhA gene encoding PAQR family membrane homeostasis protein TrhA yields MANHPQEQGGQRVAAQREQRRLGLPDARQQAHLARGDRMKANADAARDKARDRASRIIQAGDLKAAKIEGIPARGIARKVRLDVHGRPKPLMRGWIHAAASPLALASGIVLICIAPGVGIKWACVVFMLCSLALFGNSALYHLGDWSPRVTDILRRLDHANIFLLIAGTYTPVAFALDGFWRRVILVGIWSATIVVMFIHVVWISAPRWLYTTVYVIFGVAGVAFLGLFWKSPSAGPAVVWLLIAGGLCYIAGAVVYALCKPDPWPKVFGFHEIFHSGTVAGYACHVVAIYLVVCQLR; encoded by the coding sequence ATGGCGAATCATCCCCAGGAGCAGGGCGGTCAACGGGTTGCGGCCCAGCGTGAGCAGCGCCGGTTGGGGCTTCCCGATGCCCGCCAGCAAGCCCATCTGGCCCGGGGGGACCGTATGAAAGCCAATGCGGATGCGGCGAGGGACAAAGCTCGGGACCGAGCCTCACGGATCATCCAGGCGGGCGACCTCAAGGCCGCCAAAATCGAAGGCATACCTGCACGGGGAATCGCACGTAAGGTCCGGCTGGACGTGCACGGTCGCCCTAAGCCCTTGATGCGCGGCTGGATTCATGCAGCCGCCAGTCCACTAGCTCTGGCCTCGGGCATCGTCTTGATTTGTATCGCGCCCGGTGTTGGGATCAAGTGGGCTTGCGTGGTCTTCATGCTCTGCTCGCTGGCCCTGTTCGGCAATTCCGCCCTTTACCACCTGGGCGATTGGTCACCAAGGGTCACCGACATCCTGCGACGCTTGGACCATGCGAACATCTTCCTTTTGATCGCCGGGACCTACACGCCGGTCGCCTTCGCCCTGGACGGTTTCTGGCGGCGGGTCATCCTGGTTGGCATCTGGTCGGCCACCATAGTAGTCATGTTCATCCACGTGGTCTGGATTTCCGCCCCACGCTGGCTCTACACCACGGTTTATGTGATTTTCGGCGTTGCGGGCGTGGCCTTCCTGGGCCTCTTCTGGAAGTCGCCGTCCGCAGGCCCTGCGGTCGTCTGGCTCCTTATCGCCGGCGGCTTGTGCTACATCGCCGGCGCCGTCGTCTACGCCCTGTGCAAGCCCGACCCCTGGCCCAAAGTCTTCGGCTTCCATGAGATCTTCCACAGTGGCACTGTAGCCGGCTACGCCTGCCATGTGGTAGCCATCTACCTTGTCGTATGCCAGCTCAGGTAG
- a CDS encoding sensor histidine kinase: MADFSEILSTFQDFDEADREWLHLLVADWQVIADLSFADLLLLLRRKDGRYVVAEQCRPSTVMSLLTEDVVGDLLPEDRTAELDTAMNSKKVLRSNKMRTIGKVTVCDVYAPIRHQGKTLGLVARETNMATRESNGRYEGESINAGKALFDMVTRGRFPYSDSVLNQRHNARVADGFIILTADGIVRYASPNAISCFRRLGSVETMPGQYLSEIGTSLIQQNDPLPESLPLVLTGKAAVDSELVVNRSAVSMRSLPLYGKEGRVGGIVLCRDVTELRRREKELQTKDATISEIHHRVKNNLQTVSALLRLQSRRTKSEEVRKELEEAQRRVQTIAVVHEGLSQTADEIVDFDKVIANLLKLSVDLATTSDQKIAISYIGKFGMMPAQDATPLSLVLTELVNNAVEHGFEGRKSGHITISVGRGGDNLNVVVEDDGNGYDTESKAGLARPSGSGLGTQIINTFVTNDFGGTVRWGPRRDGGTRVVINIKLRVAQKTGDKSL, encoded by the coding sequence ATGGCTGATTTCTCCGAGATTCTCTCCACGTTTCAGGACTTCGACGAAGCCGACCGTGAGTGGCTTCATTTGCTGGTGGCCGACTGGCAGGTGATCGCCGACCTGAGCTTTGCGGACCTGCTGCTCCTCCTGCGGCGCAAGGATGGGCGCTATGTAGTCGCTGAGCAGTGCCGACCCTCCACGGTCATGTCCCTGCTCACCGAGGATGTCGTAGGCGACTTGCTGCCCGAGGACCGCACAGCGGAGTTGGACACGGCCATGAACTCGAAGAAAGTCCTGCGTTCCAACAAGATGCGCACGATTGGCAAAGTTACGGTCTGCGACGTTTACGCCCCCATCCGCCACCAAGGGAAGACCCTGGGGCTGGTGGCCAGGGAGACGAACATGGCCACCCGCGAATCAAACGGCCGCTACGAGGGGGAGAGCATCAACGCCGGCAAGGCCTTGTTCGATATGGTTACCCGGGGGCGGTTCCCCTACTCGGACTCGGTCTTGAACCAGCGCCATAACGCGCGCGTAGCCGACGGCTTCATCATCCTGACCGCCGATGGGATTGTGCGCTACGCCTCGCCCAACGCCATCTCCTGCTTCCGCCGCCTCGGATCGGTCGAGACCATGCCCGGTCAGTACCTGAGCGAGATCGGCACTTCGCTGATTCAACAGAACGACCCCCTGCCTGAGTCACTGCCATTGGTGCTGACCGGCAAGGCGGCCGTCGATTCTGAACTAGTGGTCAACCGTTCCGCCGTCTCCATGCGCTCCCTGCCCTTGTATGGCAAGGAAGGGCGTGTGGGAGGCATCGTCCTGTGCAGGGATGTGACCGAGTTAAGAAGGCGGGAGAAGGAATTGCAGACCAAGGACGCCACAATCTCCGAAATCCACCACCGGGTCAAGAACAACCTGCAAACAGTCTCCGCCCTTTTACGGCTCCAGAGCCGGCGGACCAAGTCCGAGGAGGTGCGCAAGGAGCTGGAGGAAGCCCAGCGGCGGGTGCAGACCATAGCGGTTGTGCACGAGGGGCTGAGCCAGACCGCCGACGAGATCGTCGACTTCGACAAGGTGATAGCCAACCTGCTGAAGCTCAGCGTGGACCTGGCGACCACCTCCGACCAGAAAATCGCCATATCCTACATCGGCAAGTTTGGCATGATGCCGGCCCAGGACGCCACGCCCCTGTCGCTGGTGCTGACCGAGCTGGTCAACAATGCGGTCGAGCACGGTTTCGAGGGCCGCAAGAGCGGTCACATCACGATTTCCGTAGGTCGCGGAGGCGATAACCTGAATGTCGTGGTCGAGGATGACGGCAATGGCTACGACACGGAATCCAAGGCTGGGTTGGCCCGCCCATCCGGTTCGGGACTTGGCACGCAAATCATTAACACGTTCGTGACTAACGACTTCGGTGGCACGGTGCGCTGGGGGCCTCGCCGCGATGGCGGCACCCGCGTGGTGATTAACATCAAGCTGCGCGTGGCCCAGAAGACTGGCGACAAGAGCCTCTGA
- a CDS encoding FKBP-type peptidyl-prolyl cis-trans isomerase, which yields MTAEGMPRVNADFGAYPTVEFEGEAPAGLKVVELVEGDGPLVRKGDTVTVNYHGLVWGSDSPFDSSFDRHQPASFAIGVGQVIKGWDQSLPGHNVGSRILVSIPSQYGYGPQGMPQAGIGGGDTLVFVIDIISTR from the coding sequence ATGACAGCAGAAGGCATGCCGCGGGTTAACGCAGATTTCGGTGCGTACCCGACGGTCGAATTCGAGGGCGAAGCCCCCGCAGGCCTGAAAGTCGTGGAGCTTGTGGAAGGGGACGGGCCGCTCGTTCGTAAGGGCGATACGGTCACCGTCAACTACCACGGCCTGGTATGGGGTTCGGACTCGCCGTTCGACTCCTCTTTCGACCGTCATCAGCCCGCCTCCTTCGCCATTGGCGTGGGTCAGGTGATTAAAGGCTGGGATCAGAGCCTGCCCGGTCACAATGTGGGCTCCCGGATCTTGGTCTCGATTCCTTCCCAGTACGGCTATGGGCCGCAGGGTATGCCCCAGGCCGGCATCGGTGGGGGAGACACGCTCGTCTTCGTGATCGACATCATATCGACCCGTTGA
- a CDS encoding WhiB family transcriptional regulator, with the protein MSSAFDWRAKAACRDKDPELFFPVGNTGAAYQQIEEAKAVCRTCEVIDACLKCALDTNQDYGVWGGLSEDERRALKRRAMRARRTQAMQQS; encoded by the coding sequence ATGAGCAGCGCATTTGATTGGCGGGCCAAAGCGGCATGCCGTGACAAGGATCCGGAGCTCTTCTTCCCGGTGGGAAACACGGGCGCCGCCTACCAGCAGATTGAAGAGGCCAAGGCCGTCTGCCGGACCTGCGAGGTCATCGACGCTTGCCTGAAGTGCGCTCTGGACACCAACCAGGATTACGGGGTCTGGGGCGGTTTGAGCGAGGATGAGCGGCGGGCCTTGAAGCGCCGGGCCATGCGCGCCCGCCGAACCCAGGCCATGCAGCAGTCCTGA
- a CDS encoding FtsB family cell division protein, with protein sequence MTKASLPRSQRASAGVSGSQDRKGGKRGRSPVSLCISLIIVFIGAIQLVSTFHTYAVNLSELNGLKNQQATLVAQKSQLENDIARWNDQAYVTAQARDRLGFVFPGEQAIRVLNPESVIGGKVPSAKSKSTSPSDKGQVRPPLPWYREMAYSLGKADASAQAKTQTQSQSDSGGQGRTSPGGASDSGREDQR encoded by the coding sequence ATGACCAAAGCAAGCCTTCCGCGTTCACAGCGGGCATCAGCGGGCGTCAGCGGTTCTCAAGACCGTAAAGGCGGCAAGCGGGGGAGAAGCCCAGTCTCCCTGTGCATCAGTCTGATCATCGTCTTCATCGGTGCCATCCAGCTGGTCTCCACTTTCCACACCTATGCGGTGAACCTCTCCGAGCTTAACGGTCTGAAGAACCAGCAGGCGACCCTGGTTGCGCAGAAGAGCCAGTTGGAGAACGACATAGCCCGATGGAACGACCAGGCTTACGTCACCGCGCAGGCCAGGGATCGGCTGGGGTTCGTTTTCCCCGGCGAGCAGGCGATACGGGTGCTCAACCCGGAATCCGTCATAGGGGGGAAGGTGCCCAGCGCCAAGAGCAAGAGCACGAGCCCCTCGGACAAAGGCCAGGTCAGGCCCCCCCTGCCCTGGTACCGTGAGATGGCTTATTCTCTAGGCAAGGCCGACGCATCGGCCCAGGCCAAGACTCAAACCCAGTCCCAGTCGGATAGCGGCGGCCAGGGGCGGACCAGTCCGGGGGGAGCCAGCGATAGCGGCCGGGAGGACCAGCGTTGA
- a CDS encoding DUF501 domain-containing protein codes for MALSVEAIEDLVGRALSHRASPEQIERVEKELGRYPRGIVAVGASCVCGNPLAVITRPLLPGGIPFPTTCYLTAPEAVKAVSQLEAEGRMAAWNEALAQDEDLRVGYGRAHRTYLAFRRALAQGLGDDESHIEGVSAGGMPSRVKCLHALVAQSLVMGEGVNPVGDQTLAEVKGLFDPVVCRCERPWGCAEGQGAGPEGR; via the coding sequence ATGGCCCTGAGCGTCGAGGCGATTGAAGACTTGGTCGGTCGGGCTTTGAGCCACCGGGCCAGCCCAGAGCAAATCGAGCGCGTGGAAAAGGAGCTGGGTCGCTACCCGCGGGGCATTGTGGCCGTGGGCGCCAGCTGCGTCTGCGGCAACCCGCTGGCAGTGATTACCAGGCCCCTGCTGCCGGGTGGCATCCCATTTCCGACCACCTGCTATCTGACCGCCCCTGAGGCGGTCAAAGCTGTCTCGCAGCTTGAGGCCGAGGGCAGGATGGCCGCTTGGAACGAGGCCTTGGCCCAAGACGAGGACCTGCGCGTTGGATACGGGCGTGCCCACCGCACCTACTTGGCCTTCCGCCGGGCCCTGGCACAAGGCTTGGGCGACGATGAGAGCCATATCGAAGGTGTTTCGGCCGGTGGGATGCCCAGTCGGGTCAAGTGCCTGCATGCCTTGGTCGCCCAGTCCCTGGTCATGGGGGAGGGGGTCAACCCTGTGGGCGATCAAACGCTGGCGGAGGTCAAGGGGCTCTTCGATCCCGTCGTCTGTCGTTGTGAGCGTCCCTGGGGATGCGCGGAAGGGCAGGGCGCCGGTCCAGAGGGGCGGTAG
- the eno gene encoding phosphopyruvate hydratase — protein sequence MAAIESVYAREILDSRGNPTVEVILETEDGAEGRGLVPSGASTGEAEAWERRDGDKKRYQGKGVLDAVKAVNETIAPNVIGMDASDQRALDETMIALDGTPNKGKLGANAILGVSLAAMYAAAESAELPLYRYLGGTNGHILPVPNMNIMNGGAHADFATDIQEYMISPYGFDSYREALRAGVEVYHTLKGILKKDGHETGLGDEGGFAPKMKSNEDSLKYIMDAISAAGYEPGKQIGLCLDVASSEFYSKDKDKYHFDGEDRDADYMLDYYQGLVEKYPLVSIEDPFAEEDWAAWQKITAAMGDRLQFVGDDLLVTNPKRLQKGIDLKAANSLLVKLNQIGTVTETLDAIELATANGFTSMVSHRSGETSDTTIADLAVAKNTRQIKTGAPARGERIAKYNRLLEIEEELGSTAEYAGYSAFKACKQYMK from the coding sequence GTGGCAGCAATTGAAAGCGTGTACGCACGCGAGATTCTTGATTCCCGTGGCAACCCGACCGTCGAGGTGATTCTTGAGACCGAAGACGGCGCGGAAGGCCGTGGCCTGGTCCCCTCCGGCGCTTCGACCGGCGAGGCCGAGGCTTGGGAGCGTCGCGACGGCGACAAGAAGCGTTACCAGGGCAAGGGCGTCCTGGACGCGGTCAAGGCCGTCAATGAGACCATCGCCCCGAACGTCATTGGCATGGATGCTTCCGACCAGCGCGCGCTGGACGAGACCATGATCGCCCTCGACGGCACCCCCAACAAGGGCAAGCTGGGCGCCAACGCCATCCTGGGCGTCTCCCTGGCCGCTATGTACGCGGCCGCCGAGTCCGCCGAACTGCCGCTCTACCGCTACCTCGGCGGCACCAACGGCCACATCCTCCCGGTGCCGAACATGAACATCATGAACGGCGGCGCCCACGCCGACTTCGCCACGGACATCCAGGAGTACATGATCTCCCCCTACGGCTTCGACTCGTACCGTGAGGCCCTGCGCGCAGGCGTCGAGGTGTACCACACCCTCAAGGGCATCCTGAAGAAGGATGGCCACGAGACCGGACTGGGCGACGAGGGCGGCTTCGCTCCCAAGATGAAGTCCAACGAGGACTCTTTGAAGTACATCATGGACGCCATCTCCGCCGCCGGTTACGAGCCCGGCAAGCAGATTGGCCTGTGCCTGGATGTGGCTTCCTCCGAGTTCTACAGCAAGGACAAGGACAAGTACCACTTCGACGGCGAGGACCGCGACGCCGACTACATGCTGGACTACTACCAGGGCTTGGTGGAGAAGTACCCGCTGGTCTCCATCGAGGATCCCTTCGCTGAGGAGGACTGGGCTGCCTGGCAGAAGATCACCGCGGCCATGGGCGACCGCCTGCAGTTCGTCGGCGATGACCTGCTGGTGACCAACCCCAAGCGCCTACAGAAGGGCATCGACTTGAAGGCCGCCAACAGCCTCCTGGTCAAGCTCAACCAGATTGGCACCGTCACCGAGACCCTCGACGCGATTGAGCTGGCCACCGCCAACGGCTTCACCTCGATGGTCTCCCACCGTTCCGGCGAGACTTCCGACACCACGATCGCCGATCTGGCCGTGGCGAAGAACACCCGCCAGATCAAGACCGGTGCTCCGGCCCGTGGTGAGCGCATCGCCAAGTACAACCGTCTGCTTGAGATCGAGGAGGAGCTGGGCTCCACCGCTGAGTACGCGGGTTACTCCGCCTTCAAGGCCTGCAAGCAGTACATGAAGTAA
- a CDS encoding GreA/GreB family elongation factor, whose protein sequence is MAEEETILLTQEAYDKLQDELKHRQGEYRDEITERIAAARAEGDLSENGGYQAAREEQGKNEGRINELIVKLRNAKILKAPKAGMVGNGSVVTLELAGSEQIYVLGSRDIAVATDYDVISPESPIGAAIMGHKKGDKVSYKAPNGKEISVDIKDAQPLK, encoded by the coding sequence ATGGCTGAGGAAGAGACGATCCTGCTCACCCAGGAAGCGTACGACAAGCTCCAAGATGAGCTCAAACACCGGCAGGGGGAGTACCGCGATGAGATCACCGAGCGCATCGCCGCCGCGCGGGCTGAAGGCGATTTGAGCGAAAATGGAGGTTACCAGGCCGCCCGTGAGGAGCAAGGCAAGAACGAGGGGCGCATCAACGAGCTGATCGTCAAGCTGCGCAACGCGAAGATCCTGAAAGCCCCCAAGGCAGGGATGGTCGGCAACGGTTCGGTTGTCACGCTGGAGCTGGCCGGGTCCGAGCAAATCTATGTGCTGGGCTCACGCGACATCGCCGTGGCCACCGACTACGACGTGATTAGCCCGGAATCCCCGATTGGCGCGGCCATCATGGGCCATAAGAAGGGCGATAAGGTCTCTTACAAGGCGCCGAATGGCAAGGAGATCAGCGTGGACATCAAGGATGCCCAGCCGCTCAAGTGA
- the mfd gene encoding transcription-repair coupling factor → MADDRSQRLDGSLAPLLEVLRADPAFDHLAGGRIETGEERPDGSIVLQAPSGIRPALAAAAAGSSTVIVVVPSGRDAEEMASALRSWYPGDARDIALLQAWETLPHERLSPRADTVAGRMAVFRRLAHPQEDDELFGHIRILVMPVRSLIQPVVQGLGEVEPLVFRTERDLPLDEAASRLQRAAYTRADLVMNRGEYAVRGGILDVFVPTAAHPARIEYFGDTVDSIHSFHASDQRTYGDDLGQVWATPCRELELTDQVRQRAASLKGRIPNADDMLESIAEGIPVEGMESLLPALVDQLATVESLLPRRAVVFLSDPELLRRSAQDLAKTANEFLAASWHVAASGHGAGAPICFDQASFIDYDEAVASLGSGARQLIALTDFNADSVVGEGESLSAQAPQEFRGDEDKARSGIEGLLKTGDRVVVTAAGQGTLSRLKRAVEATGAAGVDYVRSLATDGFVDGAAHLALLTERDLTGRSSVVAPPKSAKRRGKAIDLTELKPGDYVVHEAHGIGRFLGMRQRQVGLKASKGTREYLVLEYAPSKRGGPADKLFVPADQLDQVSKYIGSEAPKLNKLGGSDWAQTKAKAKKHVHEIADDLVKLYSARQRTHGFAFSPDTPWQKELEDAFPYQETPDQLTAIDEVKRDMERPVPMDRLICGDVGFGKTEIAIRAAFKAVQDAKQVVVLVPTTLLVQQHYQTFTERFEGFPVTVAQMSRFQSPKENKEAMAGLADGTVDVVIGTHKLLNPKIRFKDLGLMIIDEEQRFGVEDKETLKAIRTNVDVLSLSATPIPRTLEMAVTGIREMSTLVTPPEDRLPVLTYVGAYEDAQVTAAIRRELLRGGQVFYVHNRVEDIAKVSAKVHELVPEARVAVAHGKMGEKQLDAVIRDFWRRDVDVLVCTTIVETGLDIPNANTLLVDRADRFGLSQLHQLRGRVGRGRERAYAYFLYDPAKPMTQAAHDRLTTIAQNTALGSGYDVAMKDLELRGTGNLLGSEQSGHIEGVGFDLYVRMVSQAVDEYKEPERAEPVSVSIDLPLEASIPTDYIDSDKLRLEAYRKLASAQDEQDLQDLYEELSDRYGPPPTEFETLFAVARLRSKARALGISEINGQSSRVRVSKLDMPESLQMRISRLYKGSRYHAVTHVLQVPAPFAGGLGAKPMDSEQILEWTDRLLDDLAYKHEPKTQASEAL, encoded by the coding sequence ATGGCCGATGATCGCTCCCAGCGGTTGGATGGCTCCCTGGCCCCCCTATTGGAGGTCTTGCGTGCCGACCCCGCATTCGACCATCTGGCTGGCGGCCGGATTGAAACCGGAGAGGAGCGCCCCGATGGGAGCATCGTCCTCCAGGCGCCGTCGGGGATTCGTCCAGCCCTGGCGGCTGCGGCAGCGGGGTCTTCCACCGTCATCGTCGTCGTGCCTTCCGGCCGAGACGCTGAAGAAATGGCATCCGCCCTGCGCTCCTGGTACCCGGGTGACGCTCGTGATATCGCGCTCCTGCAGGCTTGGGAGACCTTGCCCCACGAAAGGCTCTCCCCTCGGGCCGATACGGTGGCCGGCCGCATGGCCGTCTTCCGCCGCCTGGCCCACCCCCAGGAGGATGACGAGCTTTTCGGCCATATCCGCATCCTAGTCATGCCAGTGCGCTCCCTGATCCAACCGGTGGTTCAGGGCCTGGGCGAGGTGGAACCCCTGGTCTTCCGAACGGAGCGTGATTTGCCCCTGGATGAAGCCGCCAGCCGTCTCCAGCGCGCCGCCTACACGCGGGCGGACCTGGTCATGAACCGCGGCGAGTACGCGGTGCGCGGCGGCATCCTTGACGTTTTCGTCCCCACCGCCGCTCATCCGGCGCGCATCGAGTACTTTGGCGATACGGTCGATTCAATTCATTCCTTCCACGCCTCCGACCAGCGCACCTACGGGGACGACCTGGGGCAGGTCTGGGCCACCCCCTGCCGGGAGCTGGAGTTGACCGACCAAGTCCGTCAGCGCGCCGCGTCCCTCAAGGGGCGCATCCCCAACGCGGACGACATGCTGGAATCCATCGCCGAGGGCATCCCGGTGGAGGGTATGGAATCCCTGCTGCCGGCCCTGGTGGACCAGCTGGCCACGGTCGAATCACTCCTGCCACGCCGGGCCGTCGTTTTCCTGTCCGACCCTGAGCTCCTGCGCCGATCGGCCCAAGACCTGGCTAAGACCGCCAACGAGTTCCTGGCCGCCTCCTGGCACGTGGCCGCCTCCGGCCATGGCGCCGGCGCTCCGATCTGCTTCGACCAGGCTTCCTTCATCGACTACGACGAGGCGGTCGCTTCCTTGGGCTCTGGTGCGCGGCAGCTCATCGCCCTCACCGACTTCAACGCCGACTCGGTCGTGGGTGAGGGCGAATCCCTGTCCGCGCAGGCGCCGCAGGAGTTCCGCGGTGATGAGGACAAGGCTCGTTCAGGCATCGAGGGCCTGTTGAAGACCGGCGATCGTGTGGTGGTCACCGCCGCCGGGCAAGGGACCTTGAGCCGCCTGAAGCGGGCGGTCGAGGCGACCGGTGCCGCCGGCGTGGACTATGTGCGCTCCCTTGCCACGGACGGTTTCGTCGATGGCGCAGCCCACCTGGCCCTGCTGACCGAGCGGGATTTGACCGGTCGTTCCTCGGTGGTCGCGCCCCCTAAGTCAGCCAAGCGTCGAGGCAAGGCCATTGACTTGACCGAGCTCAAGCCCGGCGACTATGTGGTCCATGAAGCCCACGGCATCGGTCGCTTCCTGGGTATGCGCCAGCGGCAGGTAGGGCTCAAAGCAAGCAAGGGCACCCGCGAGTACCTGGTCCTGGAGTACGCGCCATCCAAGCGCGGCGGCCCTGCTGACAAGCTTTTCGTGCCAGCCGACCAGCTGGACCAGGTCAGCAAGTATATAGGCTCGGAGGCCCCCAAGCTCAACAAGCTCGGCGGTTCGGACTGGGCGCAGACCAAGGCCAAGGCCAAGAAGCATGTCCACGAGATCGCCGATGACCTGGTCAAGCTCTATTCGGCCCGCCAGCGGACCCATGGTTTTGCCTTCAGTCCAGACACCCCCTGGCAGAAGGAGCTGGAGGACGCCTTCCCCTACCAGGAGACCCCGGACCAGCTGACCGCCATCGATGAGGTCAAGCGGGACATGGAGCGGCCAGTGCCTATGGACCGGCTGATTTGCGGGGATGTAGGCTTCGGTAAGACCGAGATCGCGATACGGGCCGCGTTCAAAGCCGTTCAGGACGCCAAGCAGGTGGTTGTGCTGGTGCCCACCACTCTGCTGGTCCAGCAGCACTATCAGACCTTCACCGAGCGCTTCGAGGGCTTCCCGGTCACCGTGGCGCAGATGAGCCGCTTCCAGAGCCCGAAAGAGAACAAGGAGGCTATGGCGGGCCTGGCTGACGGCACTGTGGACGTGGTGATCGGCACCCACAAGCTCCTGAATCCGAAGATCCGCTTCAAGGACCTTGGGCTGATGATCATCGACGAGGAGCAGCGTTTCGGCGTCGAAGACAAGGAGACCTTGAAGGCCATCCGCACGAACGTGGACGTGCTCTCACTGTCAGCCACGCCGATTCCCAGGACTTTGGAAATGGCGGTGACCGGCATCCGGGAGATGTCCACCCTGGTCACACCGCCCGAGGACCGTCTGCCGGTCCTGACCTACGTGGGCGCCTACGAGGACGCGCAGGTGACGGCCGCGATCCGGCGCGAACTCCTACGCGGAGGCCAGGTCTTCTACGTCCATAACCGTGTGGAGGACATCGCGAAGGTCTCGGCCAAGGTCCATGAGTTAGTGCCCGAGGCCCGGGTGGCCGTGGCCCACGGCAAAATGGGGGAGAAGCAGCTGGACGCGGTCATCCGGGACTTCTGGCGCCGGGACGTGGACGTGCTGGTATGCACGACGATCGTTGAGACCGGTCTGGACATCCCTAATGCGAACACGCTTCTGGTGGACCGGGCGGACCGTTTCGGCTTGAGTCAGCTCCACCAGCTGCGCGGGCGCGTGGGGCGCGGGCGGGAGCGCGCTTACGCCTACTTCCTGTATGATCCGGCCAAGCCGATGACACAGGCCGCTCACGACCGCCTGACCACGATCGCTCAGAACACGGCCCTGGGATCGGGCTACGACGTGGCCATGAAGGACCTGGAGCTGCGCGGCACGGGCAACCTGCTGGGTTCAGAGCAGTCCGGCCACATCGAGGGCGTGGGCTTCGACCTGTATGTGCGCATGGTCTCCCAGGCCGTCGATGAGTATAAGGAGCCTGAACGTGCAGAACCGGTCTCGGTCTCGATCGATCTGCCGCTGGAGGCTTCGATACCCACTGACTACATCGACTCGGACAAACTGCGGCTGGAGGCATACCGTAAGCTGGCTTCCGCCCAGGACGAGCAGGATTTGCAAGACCTGTATGAGGAGTTGAGCGACCGTTACGGCCCCCCGCCCACCGAGTTCGAGACCCTGTTCGCGGTGGCCCGCTTGCGCTCCAAGGCCCGGGCCCTGGGCATCAGTGAGATCAACGGTCAGTCCTCGCGTGTGCGCGTCAGCAAGCTTGACATGCCCGAATCCCTTCAGATGCGCATCTCCCGTCTCTACAAGGGCTCGCGCTACCATGCGGTCACACATGTCCTCCAAGTACCCGCTCCGTTCGCTGGCGGCCTGGGCGCTAAACCCATGGATTCGGAGCAGATCTTGGAGTGGACCGACCGCCTCCTCGATGACTTGGCCTATAAGCATGAGCCTAAAACGCAAGCGTCAGAAGCATTGTGA
- a CDS encoding Ppx/GppA phosphatase family protein has protein sequence MDAVTVAGVDCGTNSIRLMLAQVDEAGLHPLLPRTMRVIRLGEGVDEHRRFSQEALERAWVAAREFARILAGHQMDAMRFVATSASRDAENRSEFEDGIQDILGVRPEVIAGSEEARLSFLGAVSVLEARRQPADMSPAPYLVVDLGGGSTELVVGGDGGQAPADQAQASYSMNIGSVRMTERHLKSDPAAAGQIRAAQADVDAHIDQAFKQVPVGGVRTLIGVSGTVTTMAALALGLKTYDSQIVDGAQVRMADIQEAGRRVLAMSRSQRAELKAIHPGRVDVIGGGALILNQLLDRLRQEAPDLGTGFVASEHGLLDGMVLDLGRRLLAERARSCSA, from the coding sequence ATGGATGCGGTGACAGTGGCTGGAGTGGACTGCGGGACCAATTCGATCCGGCTCATGCTGGCTCAGGTGGATGAGGCGGGCCTGCACCCGCTGCTGCCGAGAACCATGCGGGTGATTCGCTTGGGCGAGGGCGTGGACGAGCACCGCCGGTTCTCCCAGGAGGCTCTGGAACGCGCTTGGGTCGCAGCCAGGGAGTTCGCGCGGATTCTCGCAGGTCATCAGATGGATGCCATGCGTTTCGTCGCCACCTCCGCGAGTCGGGACGCTGAGAACCGGTCGGAATTCGAGGACGGCATCCAAGACATCCTGGGGGTCAGGCCGGAGGTGATCGCTGGGTCCGAGGAGGCCAGGCTGAGTTTCCTGGGCGCGGTGAGCGTGTTGGAGGCCCGTCGGCAGCCAGCTGACATGTCCCCGGCCCCGTATTTGGTCGTCGACCTGGGCGGCGGCTCGACCGAGCTGGTGGTTGGCGGCGATGGTGGTCAGGCGCCGGCCGACCAGGCCCAGGCCTCCTACTCGATGAACATCGGTTCGGTGCGCATGACCGAGCGCCACTTGAAATCCGACCCAGCCGCTGCTGGACAGATCCGCGCAGCCCAGGCGGATGTGGACGCCCACATCGACCAGGCCTTCAAGCAAGTGCCGGTGGGAGGGGTACGCACCTTGATCGGGGTCTCAGGAACTGTTACCACTATGGCCGCCCTGGCCTTGGGCCTCAAAACCTACGACAGCCAAATCGTGGACGGGGCTCAGGTGCGCATGGCCGACATTCAGGAGGCGGGCCGCCGGGTCCTGGCCATGAGCCGAAGCCAGCGGGCTGAGCTCAAAGCCATCCACCCTGGGCGCGTCGATGTGATCGGCGGCGGGGCCCTGATCCTGAATCAGCTCTTGGACCGTCTGCGTCAGGAGGCGCCTGACCTGGGCACGGGCTTCGTCGCCTCCGAGCATGGGCTCCTGGATGGGATGGTCTTGGACCTGGGCCGACGGCTGTTGGCTGAACGGGCGCGTTCCTGTTCGGCCTGA